One part of the Coffea eugenioides isolate CCC68of chromosome 10, Ceug_1.0, whole genome shotgun sequence genome encodes these proteins:
- the LOC113748645 gene encoding tRNA (guanine(37)-N1)-methyltransferase 2 isoform X2: MKMALDESKFDLHLKLWAIRVPREHCKLATRVLNGYMLDRPRVKPITEDPTSDKTRYLILSENIQNPDLSDIPDEKLAELKSLFEVEVVPYSVTLGYSYWTADHILKQILPSGVEAPSSFETIGHVAHLNISDELLPYKDVIAKVIYDKNYPRIQTVVNKVGTITNEFRVPKFEVLAGKDDMETEVKQYGAIFKLDYSPFAIPAAQKGCLVYANDLNPDSIRFLKINARINKVDDLVHAYNMDARKFIAQLMTVPLSSLESDNHKFESSGKDMTSGEGQIKLEDRNVTDEVKDKFDDNSYKLETVENLCSQANANVITAKRRSEDNGTGDGADVAVIARTKHGSNKRIKSSESFTIKPWEHVDHVIMNLPASALQFLDAFRGLIQRRYWKASLPLIHCYCFMRSSETMEYIVSEAESALNASIQNPIFHKVRDVAPNKAMYCLSFRLPEEAYVDIHVTG; encoded by the exons ATGAAAATGGCGTTGGACGAGAGTAAATTTGACTTGCATTTGAAATTGTGGGCAATTCGAGTTCCTCGGGAGCATTGCAAGCTCGCCACTCGGGTTCTCAACGG atACATGCTTGATAGGCCCCGGGTTAAGCCAATAACTGAAGATCCAACCAGTGATAAAACCCGGTATTTGATACTCTCCGAAAATATCCAAAATCctg ATTTGTCTGATATTCCTGATGAAAAACTTGCTGAATTGAAATCCCTGTTCGAAGTTGAAGTAGTTCCATATTCAGTTACACTTGGATATTCTTACTGGACAGCAG ATCATATACTGAAGCAGATTCTGCCTTCTGGAGTGGAAGCACCCTCATCATTTGAGACAATAG GTCATGTTGCCCATCTGAATATAAGTGATGAGCTTCTTCCTTACAAGGATGTTATTGCAAAAGTCATCTATGAT aaAAATTATCCCAGAATCCAGACCGTTGTAAACAAGGTTGGAACCATCACCAATGAGTTTCGTGTGCCAAAATTTGAAGTACTTGCTGGCAAAGATGATATGGAAACTGAAGTCAAGCAATATGGAGCAATTTTCAAGCTTGATTATA GTCCATTTGCTATTCCTGCAGCTCAGAAAGGTTGCCTAGTATATGCAAATGATTTGAACCCAGACAGTATACGATTTCTGAAGATAAATGCAAGAATCAACAAAGTTGATGATTTGGTTCACGCCTACAACATGGATGCTAGAAAGTTTATTGCTCAATTGATGACAGTGCCTTTGAGTAGTCTTGAATCTGATAATCATAAATTCGAATCATCTGGCAAAGATATGACATCCGGAGAAGGGCAAATTAAGCTTGAAGATAGAAATGTGACAG ATGAGGTGAAAGACAAATTTGATGATAATTCATACAAGCTTGAGACTGTTGAGAACTTGTGTTCGCAGGCTAATGCTAATGTAATTACAGCAAAAAGGCGTTCTGAAG ATAATGGAACTGGTGATGGCGCTGATGTTGCTGTAATTGCTAGGACAAAACACGGTTCAAATAAACGCATAAAAAGCTCCGAATCGTTTACAATCAAGCCCTGGGAGCATGTTGATCATGTCATCATGAACTTGCCAGCCTCtgctctccaatttcttg ATGCATTTAGAGGGCTTATACAGAGGAGATATTGGAAGGCATCTTTACCTTTGATTCACTGTTATTGCTTCATGCGATCAAGTGAGACAATGGAGTACATTGTTTCA GAGGCAGAGTCTGCACTGAATGCTAGTATACAGAATCCAATATTTCACAAGGTTCGCGATGTCGCTCCAAATAAG GCTATGTACTGCTTAAGCTTTAGATTACCAGAGGAAGCTTATGTCGACATTCATGTTACTGGCTGA
- the LOC113748645 gene encoding tRNA (guanine(37)-N1)-methyltransferase 2 isoform X1, whose protein sequence is MKMALDESKFDLHLKLWAIRVPREHCKLATRVLNGYMLDRPRVKPITEDPTSDKTRYLILSENIQNPDLSDIPDEKLAELKSLFEVEVVPYSVTLGYSYWTADHILKQILPSGVEAPSSFETIGHVAHLNISDELLPYKDVIAKVIYDKNYPRIQTVVNKVGTITNEFRVPKFEVLAGKDDMETEVKQYGAIFKLDYSLVYWNSRLEHEHLRLISLFQPGEIICDMFAGIGPFAIPAAQKGCLVYANDLNPDSIRFLKINARINKVDDLVHAYNMDARKFIAQLMTVPLSSLESDNHKFESSGKDMTSGEGQIKLEDRNVTDEVKDKFDDNSYKLETVENLCSQANANVITAKRRSEDNGTGDGADVAVIARTKHGSNKRIKSSESFTIKPWEHVDHVIMNLPASALQFLDAFRGLIQRRYWKASLPLIHCYCFMRSSETMEYIVSEAESALNASIQNPIFHKVRDVAPNKAMYCLSFRLPEEAYVDIHVTG, encoded by the exons ATGAAAATGGCGTTGGACGAGAGTAAATTTGACTTGCATTTGAAATTGTGGGCAATTCGAGTTCCTCGGGAGCATTGCAAGCTCGCCACTCGGGTTCTCAACGG atACATGCTTGATAGGCCCCGGGTTAAGCCAATAACTGAAGATCCAACCAGTGATAAAACCCGGTATTTGATACTCTCCGAAAATATCCAAAATCctg ATTTGTCTGATATTCCTGATGAAAAACTTGCTGAATTGAAATCCCTGTTCGAAGTTGAAGTAGTTCCATATTCAGTTACACTTGGATATTCTTACTGGACAGCAG ATCATATACTGAAGCAGATTCTGCCTTCTGGAGTGGAAGCACCCTCATCATTTGAGACAATAG GTCATGTTGCCCATCTGAATATAAGTGATGAGCTTCTTCCTTACAAGGATGTTATTGCAAAAGTCATCTATGAT aaAAATTATCCCAGAATCCAGACCGTTGTAAACAAGGTTGGAACCATCACCAATGAGTTTCGTGTGCCAAAATTTGAAGTACTTGCTGGCAAAGATGATATGGAAACTGAAGTCAAGCAATATGGAGCAATTTTCAAGCTTGATTATAGTTTAGTCTATTGGAACTCAAGACTAGAACATGAACATTTAAGGTTGATTTCACTGTTCCAGCCAGGGGAAATTATCTGTGATATGTTTGCTGGTATAGGTCCATTTGCTATTCCTGCAGCTCAGAAAGGTTGCCTAGTATATGCAAATGATTTGAACCCAGACAGTATACGATTTCTGAAGATAAATGCAAGAATCAACAAAGTTGATGATTTGGTTCACGCCTACAACATGGATGCTAGAAAGTTTATTGCTCAATTGATGACAGTGCCTTTGAGTAGTCTTGAATCTGATAATCATAAATTCGAATCATCTGGCAAAGATATGACATCCGGAGAAGGGCAAATTAAGCTTGAAGATAGAAATGTGACAG ATGAGGTGAAAGACAAATTTGATGATAATTCATACAAGCTTGAGACTGTTGAGAACTTGTGTTCGCAGGCTAATGCTAATGTAATTACAGCAAAAAGGCGTTCTGAAG ATAATGGAACTGGTGATGGCGCTGATGTTGCTGTAATTGCTAGGACAAAACACGGTTCAAATAAACGCATAAAAAGCTCCGAATCGTTTACAATCAAGCCCTGGGAGCATGTTGATCATGTCATCATGAACTTGCCAGCCTCtgctctccaatttcttg ATGCATTTAGAGGGCTTATACAGAGGAGATATTGGAAGGCATCTTTACCTTTGATTCACTGTTATTGCTTCATGCGATCAAGTGAGACAATGGAGTACATTGTTTCA GAGGCAGAGTCTGCACTGAATGCTAGTATACAGAATCCAATATTTCACAAGGTTCGCGATGTCGCTCCAAATAAG GCTATGTACTGCTTAAGCTTTAGATTACCAGAGGAAGCTTATGTCGACATTCATGTTACTGGCTGA